A DNA window from Bacillales bacterium contains the following coding sequences:
- a CDS encoding cob(I)yrinic acid a,c-diamide adenosyltransferase, giving the protein MKIYTKSGDKGTTSLLYGKRVPKSDVRVEAYGTCDETNSMIGVALSRIPEQAFPERKQFLDVFHQVQTLLFHAGAELSTPSGKKVHWPINDDHLAFLETWIDAWSEELPPLKKFILPGGTEAAASLHAARTVARRAERKATEIREEINPLVLSFLNRLSDFLFVAARYVNVKTGESETVLHEEPAEGH; this is encoded by the coding sequence ATGAAAATTTACACGAAATCCGGAGACAAGGGGACGACATCCCTTTTATATGGAAAACGGGTTCCGAAATCCGATGTACGCGTCGAAGCTTACGGAACGTGCGATGAAACCAATTCGATGATCGGTGTCGCTTTAAGCCGCATTCCTGAGCAAGCTTTTCCCGAACGGAAGCAGTTCCTCGACGTATTTCACCAAGTTCAGACGCTTTTGTTTCACGCCGGAGCGGAGTTGTCCACACCTTCGGGAAAAAAGGTGCATTGGCCGATTAACGACGACCATCTTGCCTTTCTGGAGACGTGGATTGACGCGTGGAGCGAGGAACTTCCGCCGTTGAAAAAATTCATCTTGCCCGGCGGCACGGAGGCTGCTGCTTCTTTGCACGCCGCCCGGACGGTCGCGAGAAGAGCGGAAAGGAAAGCAACGGAAATCCGAGAGGAGATTAACCCGCTCGTGCTCTCTTTCTTAAATCGATTGTCCGACTTTCTGTTCGTCGCTGCACGATACGTAAACGTGAAGACGGGGGAGTCGGAAACGGTGCTGCATGAGGAACCTGCGGAAGGGCATTGA